Part of the Nicotiana sylvestris chromosome 2, ASM39365v2, whole genome shotgun sequence genome, CTGATGAAGATATTTTTCTCCTTTGGAGGGAAACCTCTTCATCACTAGTTTCCCCTTCATCATCGAGGACCACTATGGTCGGCTCAGTTGATGTTCTCTTTATTATTTTCTCCAGAGTCCCAGCCAAGGAGGAATATCTCCTCTTCGGTTTCTTATTATTAGGCTGGGGACATTGGGAGGAAGCACCTTCATCGGAGGCGCGAGTATATTCACGAGCCCTCCTCCGGTGAAGGGCACCTTGCAGCACCTGTGCAGCCCCCGCTGGGTCATCAAGAGCCTCGACGTTGGGACACACGATGGAACTCCTCGAAAGTCTTGTGTGGGGCAAAAAGACAATTAACAAGTTGTTCCAAAGTTACCATGGCTCTGGGCTCTCCATCCATACTTGGGAGCCATCTCCTTTCACTGTCGGGTTTCAAGAGTAGTAATATCTAGAATTTTCTCGACTCATCGGTCCAGCCTTGAAACCGTGGTGGTTCTTAGTGAGTAGCTGAAATGAAGGGAGTAGAAAATTAGCAAAGAAAGAAATTCTCTTTTTAGGAAGAAAGGATACCCGAAGACTTATGAAAAGATTCCATGATTCGGGAAAAGATGGAGTTGTGATCAGGATGATGTCTCTAGTAGCAACAACAATGAAATTTTTCATCCATCCACGACCGTTATCATCATCTACATTGGTGAGAAGAGCGTGGTGACCATGCTTGCTGAGGTttaacaacccccccccccccaaggaaAATTTGGATGAGTAAAGATTCATTATATGTGCAAGAGTAAGAGTTTCCCCAGTCTCGACAAACAATTGACGGAGGCAGTCCATCGTACGCCATATGGATGAGCCTACATGTGCCAAGAAAACTTGGTACCGATGGCAGAATTCCAAAATTATTTGATCAATTCGTTCACCCAAGTGAAGGGTTATGTATAGACATATATGAACCCCGCCTTGGAATATGTAACTCGTTCTGCCCCATCTTGGGCGAAGATTTCAAGATTGCTATAAATGAAGTCCTCCTTCACAACGAGGATGGTAGGAGGATGAATGGAGGAGGGGTACCTACGAACTAGCCAAAACCTGGGAATTTATATGTGCTTTTTGCTCTTGGAGATTGGATGTGGTGCTAAGATGGAGTGGTATGATGGTGTTTACAGTTGGAGGTTTAGATTCAACATcaacctttttgtttttatttttctttagaccTCCACCAAAGAGAAAACCAGAATTTCCGGAGACAGCGGTACGAGAAGATATGATGATAAGAAATATGTGAAGAAGTTTTTTACTGAAAAGGTTGAGTGTTGCAGAAAAGTTATTAGgaaattcgaagaagaagaagaagaagaaggagttatGGAAATAATGAAAGTAAAGAAGTAAAACTGATAAGTGGCGGAGAAGTTATAGTCGAAAAAAGTGTAGTCATAATTACCTTGAAAATTGGTGAAAATACTTGTTGAATCATGGAGCAATACGTATTCGGGTTATTAAATGCGAGAAGACGTGTGCCCTTTCAAGTGTCAGAGACCGTTCAGGAACTTTTCCGACAAGAAAAGAATTCTTATCTACTTTCCGGTAACGCTGAGCTGCATCACTGGAAAGtatggggactatctgtatgggATAAAATTGATTGATGACAGTTGGTCGAATGGTGAGGTGACACGTAGAATCGAAAGCAGGTGGAAAGTGAACCAGCACATAGCTGACACTGGGTGCGGGTGTGTGACCGGTGCAGGAAGGATTCTGAAGGAGATATAAGCTGACAATTAAGATTCGAAGGTTTGATATCAGATAGCATTTAATGAATAGTCGTTACAGAGAGTATCAACATTCAAAGCAAGCCGTTATGCACCCATCAATGGCGATTTTATTCTTATTCAAGAGGAGTTTGATTCTAGGATCTTGTCTTCTTAAGTAAGGCTATAAATAGGAAGATTAATATCTATTGTAGGACACGAAATACTCTGTACACAAAAAGCTATACTCTATTACGCTCAATTTCAATACTTGAATACTGAATAGACGCTCGTCACAGGAAAGGCTAAAGTTCTTAGTCAGGCTTTTTATCTTCTTTAATTTCATTTGATAATTTTATCTCTTTTTTATTTACTTATTGTTTTTGGATCAAATCGATTCGCTTATCTATAAACCACACTATAAATTTAACTATACCGTTTTAGGGGTAAACAATTATTCCAAACAAAATGACTTTGCATAATACCTAATACAGATAACTGCCAACATTTCCTTCTCCCAACATACAAAACACTGAATACATAGATAAATTTTATTTACTACTCATTAACTAGTAAAATGGCATGAATCTTGAGCACATGACAAAAGCACTCTACTTAATGGTCAGTGTTTGCAATAGAACGAAACACTATGAATAGATGCCAACTTTTATTTACTACTACTATAATTTCTAACAAAGGATGAATATGGAGCAGGTGACAGAAGCACTCTACTCAATCATCGGAGTGTTTGCGATGGTGGCGCTGCTTATTGCGATGTTTCTTCTCTTCGTCATCCCCggaggcatcatcatcatcaccctGCCAATTTATAAGATCAAATCAATGGAAGCAGAACAAAACTCAAGGTTTTATGCTGCTGAACAAAGATAAGACACATAAAAAGCATAAAACTGAGGTGCATTCCATTGGTGTTATGCTATTTCAAAATTAAAGAAGAGTAATCAAAGTATTTACATATTTCATGCGACCATAGCCTTCATCAGCATCGTCACGCCTCCCATAACTAGGCTTCTTGTAGTCCTCTTCCTCGGACCTTCCATAACTAGGCCTCTCAATTGTTGACCTCCCGTACCCTTCGCTCTCTGTTGTCTCGTAGCTTGAACGGCCATAACTAGTTGATTTTCCTCCATAACCATACCCACTGTCCTCTTCCTCCCCGTAGTTTTTCTTCTTCCCGTATCCACTAGATCCATATTCATCAGAGTCGGTCTTTCGCCCATATGCCGACCCATATTCTGAGTTTTtctcctcatcatcatcacttTTTCTTCTGTACCCTGATCCATACCCGGATGCGGTTTTACTCCCATATCCACCAGATTCATTTTCATCCAAATCGGTCTTTCGTCTGTAACCAGACCCGTATTCCGAATTCTTCTCCTCGTATTCACTTTTCCTTCCATACCCTGATGCGGGTTTACTCCCGTATCCACTAGACCCGTACTCATCAGAGTCCGTCTTTTGTCCATAACCAGATCCATATTCCGAGCTTTTCGCCTCGTAATCACTTGTTTTTCGATATCCTGACCCATACTCATCAGAATCAGTTTTTCGTCCATAACCGGAGCCATATTCTGAACTTTTCTCTTCATACTCACTTTTCCTTGTATACCCTGATCCATATTCATCAGAATCGGTCTTTCCTCCGTAACCAGACCCATATTCACTTTTCTTACCGTGCCTTGATCCATACTCATCAGAGTCAGTTTTTCGTCCATAACCAGACCCGTATTCCGAACTTTTCTCCTCAttctcacttttccttccatAACTTGATCCATACTCGGATGTAGGTTCTTCATCATATTTACTCTTCCTCCCATACCCAGCAGATCCGTAATCGGAACTTGGCTTCTCGTATTCACTCTTCCGCCCATAACCTGATCCATATTCTGAATCTGGCTCACTCTTCCGTCCATATCCTGATCCATATTCGGATTTGGGCTCCTCATCCTCGTCGCTCTTACGTCCATATCCCTTTTTGGGTTTCTCGTACTCAGTCCGGCTTCCATA contains:
- the LOC104223190 gene encoding uncharacterized protein At5g39570-like — translated: MSYYPKGHRDSDDVPEFDEYDHTPYGGGYDISLTYGRPIPPSEETCYPPTSSASDDFDYDRPHYSSSAEPSAYADEALDNEYQSYSKPKTKPRPSKDGDDENEKPRRNPGMNRPSDGGSGIESDETGYGSRTEYEKPKKGYGRKSDEDEEPKSEYGSGYGRKSEPDSEYGSGYGRKSEYEKPSSDYGSAGYGRKSKYDEEPTSEYGSSYGRKSENEEKSSEYGSGYGRKTDSDEYGSRHGKKSEYGSGYGGKTDSDEYGSGYTRKSEYEEKSSEYGSGYGRKTDSDEYGSGYRKTSDYEAKSSEYGSGYGQKTDSDEYGSSGYGSKPASGYGRKSEYEEKNSEYGSGYRRKTDLDENESGGYGSKTASGYGSGYRRKSDDDEEKNSEYGSAYGRKTDSDEYGSSGYGKKKNYGEEEDSGYGYGGKSTSYGRSSYETTESEGYGRSTIERPSYGRSEEEDYKKPSYGRRDDADEGYGRMKYGDDDDASGDDEEKKHRNKQRHHRKHSDD